Proteins encoded by one window of Flagellimonas lutaonensis:
- the mnmE gene encoding tRNA uridine-5-carboxymethylaminomethyl(34) synthesis GTPase MnmE, which yields MSHQDTIVALATPSGVGAIAVIRISGPEAIARAAIVFKSISGKDLTKQKTHTIHLGHIIDGEKVLDKVLVSIFRAPNSYTGEDVVEVSCHGSPYIQQQIIQLFLRNGCRTASAGEFTLRAFLNGKMDLSQAEAVADLIASDSEASHEIAMQQMRGGFSNEINRLRDELLNFASLLELELDFSEEDVEFVDREKFEGLLAEISKVLKNLIDSFALGNVIKNGIPVAIVGEPNVGKSTLLNTLLKEERAIVSDIPGTTRDTIEDQLAIGGINFRFIDTAGIRETVDVVEGIGIQRTLQKIEQAKVVLYMLDAEKAKNWKSFDEIDGLLEKFPKKSFVLVVNKADKLSENEKSKLISLLPKNSGAKVHLLSAQRGDGVDDLKKMLLNLVNTGALGGNDTIVTNNRHYSALLKALEEIQKVRAGMQQELSGDLLAIDVRQALFHLGEITGEVTTDDLLGNIFSNFCIGK from the coding sequence ATGTCACACCAAGATACCATAGTTGCTTTGGCCACCCCATCAGGCGTAGGGGCGATAGCTGTGATACGCATTTCAGGCCCAGAGGCCATTGCCCGTGCAGCCATCGTCTTTAAATCGATTTCAGGTAAAGATCTAACAAAGCAAAAGACCCATACCATTCATTTGGGGCATATTATTGATGGTGAAAAGGTTTTGGATAAGGTACTGGTTTCCATCTTTAGAGCCCCCAATTCATATACGGGAGAAGATGTGGTAGAAGTGTCGTGCCACGGCTCACCCTACATACAACAACAAATCATTCAACTTTTTTTGAGAAACGGTTGCCGAACAGCGTCGGCGGGTGAGTTTACGTTACGTGCCTTCTTAAATGGCAAAATGGATTTGAGCCAAGCAGAGGCGGTGGCCGACTTAATAGCGAGTGATAGTGAGGCATCGCACGAAATTGCCATGCAGCAAATGCGAGGGGGCTTCAGCAACGAAATCAACCGTCTTCGCGATGAGCTTTTGAATTTTGCCTCCCTTTTGGAGCTAGAGCTTGATTTTTCAGAAGAGGATGTGGAATTTGTCGACCGCGAAAAGTTCGAGGGTCTCTTGGCAGAGATTTCAAAAGTGCTCAAAAACCTTATCGACTCCTTCGCCTTGGGCAACGTGATCAAAAATGGTATTCCGGTTGCCATAGTGGGTGAACCAAATGTGGGCAAATCGACACTTTTAAATACGCTGTTGAAAGAAGAACGCGCCATTGTCAGCGATATCCCTGGCACTACCCGCGATACCATTGAAGACCAACTAGCGATCGGCGGCATCAACTTTCGATTTATCGATACCGCTGGTATTCGCGAAACGGTTGATGTGGTTGAGGGCATTGGCATACAACGTACCCTTCAGAAAATTGAACAGGCCAAGGTGGTGCTCTATATGTTGGATGCCGAAAAGGCAAAAAATTGGAAATCGTTTGATGAAATTGATGGCCTGCTAGAAAAATTTCCGAAGAAATCATTTGTATTGGTCGTAAACAAAGCCGACAAGCTATCGGAAAATGAAAAGTCAAAACTAATTTCACTTCTCCCAAAAAATAGCGGGGCAAAAGTACACTTGCTTTCAGCCCAAAGGGGCGATGGCGTGGATGACCTAAAAAAAATGTTGCTCAATCTCGTAAACACGGGTGCGCTGGGCGGCAACGACACGATTGTTACAAATAATCGCCACTACAGCGCACTTTTAAAGGCCCTGGAAGAAATTCAAAAGGTAAGGGCAGGAATGCAACAAGAATTGAGCGGTGACCTATTGGCTATCGACGTTAGACAAGCACTTTTCCATCTTGGGGAAATAACCGGTGAAGTGACAACCGATGATCTTTTGGGCAATATCTTTTCGAATTTCTGCATCGGGAAATAA
- a CDS encoding DUF4870 domain-containing protein — translation MELVNQNVLRKDTTLLSITHLTQLLHYVTGFGGFIVPLIIWLTSRNSVEGMDEHGKAIINLQLSLLLYIVLSIPAILLLGLGILTLIGTGILGFVLPIVNAVKAANGEAPSYFMTIKFI, via the coding sequence ATGGAACTTGTCAATCAAAATGTTTTACGAAAGGATACCACATTACTTTCCATTACCCATCTAACGCAATTGCTGCATTATGTTACCGGGTTCGGGGGCTTTATAGTGCCCTTGATCATTTGGCTGACCTCGCGCAACAGCGTTGAGGGAATGGACGAACATGGGAAGGCCATTATAAATCTGCAATTGAGCCTTTTACTCTACATTGTTTTGAGCATACCGGCCATTCTGTTGTTGGGCTTGGGAATTCTAACACTAATAGGAACGGGAATTTTAGGCTTTGTATTGCCGATAGTCAATGCAGTAAAGGCTGCCAATGGTGAAGCACCTTCTTACTTCATGACCATAAAATTCATTTAA